Proteins co-encoded in one Rhizobium sp. NZLR1 genomic window:
- the repA gene encoding plasmid partitioning protein RepA: protein MQPSLALQDDQEHLPSLLATDAKELSYQLQQHQAKIFPPLSQKTIRTFSPAEAASFIGIGEGYLRQVAADGHGPDPLANGRRLYSATDMDRIRRVLDERNGTPKYVPARRPGEKLQIVSVMNFKGGSGKTTTAAHLAQFMALRGYRVLAVDLDPQASLSALFGHQPEFDVGEGETIYGAIRYEDPRPIADIVRATYTPNLHLIPGNLELMEFEHETPKAMSSGRAETMFFARIGEVLTEIESLYDIVVIDCPPQLGFLTMSALCAATSVLITVHPQMLDVMSMSQFLTMTSELMSVVEKAGGRTSYDWMRYLVTRFEPNDGPQSQMTGFMRAIFGNRMLHNAMVKSTAVADAGVTKQTLYEVERSQFTRGTYDRALESLNLVNSEIEAHLRSTWGRK from the coding sequence ATGCAGCCGAGTCTTGCTCTTCAGGACGATCAAGAGCATCTCCCTTCGCTTCTGGCAACAGATGCGAAGGAGTTGTCCTATCAACTTCAGCAGCATCAGGCAAAAATCTTCCCGCCGCTTTCCCAAAAGACCATCAGAACATTTTCGCCGGCGGAAGCTGCGTCCTTCATCGGCATCGGCGAAGGTTATCTCCGGCAGGTGGCGGCCGATGGCCATGGGCCCGATCCGCTGGCCAACGGACGGCGGCTCTATAGCGCAACGGATATGGATCGGATTCGCCGGGTTCTTGACGAGCGAAACGGAACGCCGAAATATGTGCCGGCCCGCAGGCCGGGAGAGAAGCTCCAGATCGTCTCCGTCATGAATTTCAAAGGCGGCTCGGGCAAGACTACGACCGCAGCCCATTTGGCGCAGTTCATGGCGCTCAGGGGTTACCGCGTGCTCGCCGTCGACCTCGACCCGCAGGCCTCGTTGTCGGCTCTTTTCGGCCATCAGCCGGAATTCGACGTCGGTGAGGGCGAAACCATATACGGCGCCATCCGCTATGAGGATCCGCGCCCAATCGCCGACATCGTGCGCGCCACCTATACGCCCAATCTGCATCTCATTCCGGGAAATCTCGAGCTGATGGAGTTCGAGCACGAGACGCCGAAGGCGATGTCGTCGGGTAGAGCGGAGACGATGTTCTTCGCCCGCATTGGCGAGGTCCTGACCGAGATCGAAAGTCTTTACGACATCGTCGTCATCGACTGCCCGCCGCAGCTGGGGTTCTTGACGATGTCGGCGCTCTGCGCAGCGACCTCGGTGTTGATCACGGTCCATCCGCAGATGCTCGACGTCATGTCGATGTCGCAGTTTCTGACGATGACGAGCGAGCTGATGTCGGTCGTGGAGAAGGCCGGCGGGCGCACCAGCTATGACTGGATGCGCTATCTCGTGACGCGCTTCGAGCCGAACGACGGGCCGCAGAGCCAGATGACTGGCTTCATGCGGGCGATCTTCGGTAACCGAATGCTCCACAACGCCATGGTGAAGTCGACAGCAGTCGCCGACGCTGGCGTCACAAAGCAGACCCTTTACGAGGTCGAGCGGTCGCAGTTCACCCGCGGAACCTATGATCGGGCGCTGGAGTCCCTCAACTTGGTGAATAGCGAGATCGAGGCGCATCTTCGCTCCACCTGGGGAAGGAAATAG
- the repB gene encoding plasmid partitioning protein RepB: MARKNLIEISAPSPARVEMVLPRDNRPIAGFVPQERSAAPVGGITKTLGNITEKMERASELERQLAAGQTIVELDPALIDASFVSDRLAIDATELAQLVEQIREHGQQVPILVRPHPETKGRYQVAYGHRRLAATRVIGIRVRAVIRELTDGQLVVSQGQENSARTNLSYIERALFASRLEERSFGRDVIMAALAVDKAALSRMLIVIRQVPLDLVNAIGAAPDIGRRRWLELGERLEGADIEKIIAELSADDARKISSDERFHRALVLATRRTASAKPTIAQTQLSGVPVMIKTTASGATFVFDGKTAPGFDQFVQERLKGLFQEFNKDRGA; this comes from the coding sequence ATGGCGCGCAAGAACCTCATCGAAATCTCTGCTCCGAGCCCGGCTAGGGTGGAAATGGTCCTACCGCGCGACAATCGCCCGATCGCCGGGTTCGTGCCGCAGGAGCGCAGCGCGGCGCCAGTCGGCGGCATTACCAAGACGCTGGGCAATATTACGGAGAAAATGGAGCGGGCGAGTGAACTGGAACGGCAGCTTGCCGCCGGCCAGACCATCGTCGAGCTCGATCCCGCCCTGATCGACGCCTCCTTCGTCAGCGATCGATTGGCGATCGACGCGACCGAACTCGCGCAGCTTGTCGAGCAGATCCGCGAGCACGGTCAGCAGGTTCCGATCCTCGTCCGTCCGCATCCCGAAACCAAGGGACGGTATCAGGTTGCCTACGGCCATCGTCGTCTGGCCGCCACTCGAGTAATCGGCATCAGGGTGCGCGCTGTCATCCGCGAGCTCACGGACGGTCAACTGGTCGTCAGCCAGGGGCAGGAAAACAGCGCTCGAACCAATCTTTCCTACATCGAGCGCGCGCTCTTCGCATCGAGGCTCGAAGAACGGAGCTTCGGCCGCGATGTGATCATGGCGGCTCTCGCCGTCGATAAGGCGGCGCTGTCGAGAATGCTGATCGTCATACGGCAGGTTCCCCTTGATCTCGTCAATGCCATCGGCGCGGCGCCCGATATCGGTCGTCGGCGGTGGTTGGAGCTGGGCGAGCGGCTTGAAGGTGCCGACATCGAGAAAATCATCGCCGAGTTGTCCGCGGACGACGCTCGAAAAATCTCGAGCGACGAGCGGTTTCACCGGGCGCTCGTGCTGGCTACCAGACGGACGGCGTCGGCGAAACCGACGATTGCCCAAACCCAGCTTAGCGGCGTGCCGGTGATGATCAAAACGACAGCGTCCGGTGCGACCTTCGTCTTTGACGGCAAGACCGCACCCGGTTTCGATCAGTTCGTCCAGGAAAGGCTGAAGGGCCTGTTCCAGGAGTTCAACAAGGACAGAGGAGCGTAG
- the repC gene encoding plasmid replication protein RepC codes for MESGYVTTPFGRRPMSLGMLASQQLAETIEPGMKRSKWKLFRAICEARPSLGVTDRALTVLDALLTFYPDDEISEEKGLIVFPSNAQLSLRARGMTPATLRRHLAVLVESGLILRKDSPNGKRYARRDGAGAIGEAFGFSIAPLLARAAEIESLAAQTVADRELLRATRERLTVCRRDISKLISVALDEAIPGDWETMTLMFRALVARIPRVATVESLASVLDEMGLLRDEAVNLLERHVKRKKINANESHIERHKQNSNPNSNYELEPSFETKQGESAVADNEPNAGPPDERRLEQPKLSGRMSNGAGGAADPVAAPSLKSFPLGLVLQACPQILDYGPGGAIGNWRDLMSAAVIVRSMLGVSPSAYEEACLGMGPENAATVIACILEKGGHINSPGGYLRDLTRRTERGEFAIGPMLMALVRASGPTARHVG; via the coding sequence ATGGAGAGTGGATATGTGACGACGCCCTTTGGGCGGCGGCCGATGTCACTTGGCATGCTGGCAAGCCAGCAACTGGCCGAGACCATCGAGCCGGGAATGAAACGCAGCAAGTGGAAGCTGTTTCGGGCAATCTGCGAGGCGCGGCCGTCGCTCGGCGTGACCGATCGGGCGCTGACGGTGCTCGACGCGCTTTTGACCTTTTACCCCGATGATGAAATCTCTGAGGAGAAGGGCCTGATCGTCTTCCCGTCGAATGCGCAGCTTTCGCTCCGCGCTCGCGGAATGACGCCGGCGACGCTGCGGCGGCATCTGGCGGTTCTGGTCGAGTCCGGCCTGATCCTGCGCAAGGACAGCCCGAATGGAAAGCGCTATGCCCGCCGGGACGGGGCAGGGGCCATCGGCGAAGCCTTCGGCTTCAGTATCGCGCCGCTGCTCGCACGCGCGGCCGAGATCGAAAGCCTGGCCGCCCAGACGGTCGCCGACCGGGAACTGCTGAGAGCGACCCGAGAGCGCCTGACGGTTTGCCGACGTGATATCTCCAAACTGATTTCGGTGGCGCTCGACGAAGCGATTCCGGGCGACTGGGAGACGATGACGCTGATGTTTCGCGCACTGGTCGCGAGAATTCCGCGCGTGGCGACAGTCGAAAGCCTGGCTTCGGTGCTCGATGAGATGGGCCTGCTGCGCGACGAAGCCGTCAACCTGCTGGAAAGACATGTTAAAAGAAAAAAAATAAACGCCAATGAGTCTCATATTGAGCGTCACAAACAGAATTCAAACCCCAACTCCAACTATGAACTTGAACCAAGCTTCGAAACGAAGCAGGGCGAAAGCGCTGTGGCCGATAATGAGCCGAACGCCGGACCGCCTGACGAGCGAAGACTGGAGCAGCCGAAGCTTTCCGGCAGGATGAGCAACGGAGCGGGAGGCGCGGCCGATCCGGTGGCCGCGCCTAGCCTGAAATCCTTCCCGCTCGGCCTCGTTCTGCAAGCCTGCCCTCAAATCCTTGACTATGGTCCCGGCGGAGCCATCGGCAACTGGCGAGATCTGATGTCGGCGGCGGTGATCGTGCGCTCGATGCTCGGCGTCAGTCCCTCGGCCTATGAGGAAGCCTGCTTAGGCATGGGGCCGGAAAATGCCGCGACGGTGATTGCCTGCATCCTGGAGAAGGGAGGGCATATCAATTCTCCGGGGGGTTATCTCAGGGATCTGACCCGGAGGACAGAGCGGGGCGAGTTTGCAATCGGCCCGATGCTGATGGCGCTCGTGCGGGCAAGCGGACCAACAGCAAGGCATGTTGGATAA